In the Xiamenia xianingshaonis genome, one interval contains:
- the frr gene encoding ribosome recycling factor produces MVEDIMMEAEERMEKAIASLHEAFGSVRTGRANAMVLDKIKVDYYGVPTPINQMAGVKTPDAHMLVIEPWDKGMLRAIEHAIIGSDLGVTPSNDGSVIRLPFPMLTEERRRELAKQCKTYAEEARVAVRAARRDANAAIERSGKDDNLPEDDQRRAETGVQKLTDRYIEKVDEAYKKKEAEVMEI; encoded by the coding sequence ATGGTTGAAGACATTATGATGGAGGCCGAAGAGCGCATGGAGAAGGCCATCGCGTCGCTGCACGAGGCGTTCGGCTCGGTGCGCACAGGACGGGCGAACGCGATGGTGCTCGACAAGATCAAGGTCGACTACTACGGCGTGCCCACGCCCATCAACCAGATGGCCGGCGTGAAGACGCCCGACGCGCACATGCTGGTCATCGAGCCGTGGGACAAGGGCATGTTGCGCGCCATCGAGCACGCCATCATCGGGTCCGATCTGGGCGTGACGCCGTCCAACGACGGTTCGGTCATCCGCCTGCCGTTCCCGATGTTGACCGAGGAACGCCGCCGTGAACTGGCGAAACAGTGCAAGACCTATGCCGAAGAGGCCCGCGTGGCCGTCCGCGCCGCCCGCCGCGACGCCAATGCCGCCATCGAGCGCTCCGGCAAGGACGACAACCTGCCCGAAGACGATCAGCGTCGCGCCGAAACCGGCGTGCAGAAGCTCACTGACCGCTACATCGAGAAGGTCGACGAGGCTTACAAGAAGAAGGAAGCGGAGGTTATGGAGATCTAG
- a CDS encoding bifunctional glycosyltransferase/CDP-glycerol:glycerophosphate glycerophosphotransferase, translating into METVHHDDNALVASVIIPVYNKEKFLARCFDSLKAQTLPLEKFEVVLVDDGSSDDSLRLCQEFARELPHATVIAKENGGVSAARNDAIAQAQGTYLFFVDPDDGLSPNVLEHVSTFFDAHFSEVDLVTYPIISIDEKGRHRALHYRYDIMKTTGVYDLTSGDGIYICQTTVNVCVKNTTPKPRFDFVSHNGVEFHEDQQFITDILLPKMKIGYCKDAAYYWYDNDESVTSQRKTAYYLFDNTMFMYEQLFARFQDAVPQYVQSLLVNDIGWKLRQNALLPTYLAGEAYEKELGRLVALLKRVDDEVLINHPNVHEYHRYYFINLKDTGKLSVLANENGVALLRGEKVLYENETIELLVMRVRIRHGRLKMMTVVKSPVLPNFEGDVSVWMRTTTSEGEHEEPLVLTDSSRSRIATKDVVSRFFDARIDIDLARSTGQVSFFAKLDDVVVPIRLAFGINAEIAEALDGTWFADGWLVRMQHELPHISVSRISKKEERKMRTAMNLRVKSKAVMLTRFAVDAALARKRKSKRPIWVYTDSARSLDNGWKQFLHDQKKHDGVSRYYAANGIDLADPRLKGVDGVVPFHGKRHKMLFCLADKLLCSDIDRGSYHAFGMKLARSFVNYFNAEIIYLQHGVLWAHMPWYYSYDRTLCDFEVISTPFENKNLCQNYGFAESDLIPCGMTRYDYIDAAKQPERKILVCPSWRSYLVGKLKKNGRSGLKQRFLSSDYYKEVQALLSNPKLQQALETHDFELELKLHPQFKMYEDLFHFEHDRVKLAPTQVDETEYAIVLTDYSSYSFDFVYLKRGIIYFIPDPEFVFNGSNHYSQLDIPLDNAFGEYAENADEAVDALVRLMEHDGKPLAPYREKMERFFYHYDDHQGDRLYEFLTKNRTFS; encoded by the coding sequence ATGGAGACGGTGCACCACGACGACAACGCCCTTGTGGCCAGTGTCATTATCCCGGTATACAACAAGGAAAAATTTCTTGCGCGTTGCTTCGATTCGCTCAAGGCGCAAACGCTGCCCCTTGAGAAGTTCGAAGTGGTGCTGGTGGACGACGGCTCTTCCGACGACTCGCTTCGCCTGTGCCAGGAATTCGCACGCGAGCTTCCCCATGCGACGGTCATCGCAAAGGAAAACGGCGGCGTGTCCGCTGCCCGCAACGACGCCATCGCGCAGGCGCAGGGAACATACCTCTTTTTCGTCGACCCTGACGACGGCCTGTCCCCCAACGTGCTCGAACACGTCTCAACTTTCTTCGACGCGCACTTCAGCGAGGTCGACCTGGTCACGTATCCCATCATCTCCATTGACGAGAAGGGCCGCCACCGCGCGCTTCACTATCGCTACGACATTATGAAAACCACCGGGGTCTACGATCTCACCAGCGGCGATGGGATCTACATCTGCCAAACGACCGTCAACGTCTGCGTAAAGAACACGACGCCCAAGCCGCGATTCGATTTCGTCTCCCACAACGGCGTTGAGTTCCACGAGGATCAGCAGTTCATCACCGACATCCTGTTGCCGAAAATGAAGATCGGCTACTGCAAGGACGCCGCCTATTATTGGTACGACAACGACGAAAGCGTAACGTCCCAGCGCAAGACGGCGTACTACCTTTTCGACAACACGATGTTCATGTACGAGCAGCTTTTCGCGCGCTTCCAAGATGCGGTGCCGCAGTACGTTCAATCGTTGCTCGTGAACGATATTGGCTGGAAGCTGAGGCAGAACGCGCTGCTGCCGACGTACCTCGCCGGCGAAGCGTACGAAAAAGAGCTCGGGCGTTTGGTGGCGCTGCTGAAACGCGTGGACGACGAGGTACTCATCAACCACCCCAACGTCCACGAGTACCATCGCTACTACTTCATCAACCTGAAGGACACGGGCAAGCTTTCTGTGCTGGCAAACGAAAACGGCGTTGCGCTTTTGCGCGGCGAAAAGGTGCTCTACGAAAACGAAACGATAGAGCTGCTGGTCATGCGCGTGAGAATCCGCCACGGCCGGCTCAAGATGATGACGGTGGTGAAGTCACCCGTATTGCCGAATTTCGAGGGCGACGTTTCAGTTTGGATGCGCACGACCACAAGCGAAGGCGAGCATGAAGAACCGCTCGTCTTGACGGACTCTTCTCGGAGCCGCATTGCCACAAAAGACGTGGTGAGCAGGTTCTTCGATGCTCGAATCGATATCGACCTGGCACGCTCGACAGGGCAGGTCTCGTTCTTCGCGAAGCTTGATGACGTGGTTGTTCCAATAAGGCTGGCGTTTGGCATCAACGCCGAGATAGCCGAGGCGCTTGACGGAACGTGGTTTGCCGACGGCTGGCTTGTGCGAATGCAGCACGAGCTTCCCCATATCAGCGTTTCGCGCATAAGCAAAAAAGAAGAGCGCAAGATGCGGACGGCGATGAATCTTCGCGTGAAGAGCAAGGCCGTGATGCTCACCCGCTTTGCGGTGGACGCGGCGCTTGCGCGGAAGAGAAAGTCGAAACGGCCGATCTGGGTGTATACCGACTCAGCCAGATCCCTCGACAACGGCTGGAAGCAATTCCTCCACGACCAGAAGAAGCACGATGGCGTCTCGCGCTACTATGCGGCAAACGGCATCGACCTTGCCGATCCGCGCCTCAAAGGGGTTGACGGCGTCGTTCCGTTTCACGGGAAGCGCCACAAGATGCTTTTTTGCCTGGCCGACAAGCTTCTGTGCTCCGACATCGACCGTGGAAGCTACCACGCTTTCGGCATGAAGCTGGCTCGGTCGTTCGTGAATTACTTCAATGCCGAGATAATCTACCTGCAGCATGGCGTGTTGTGGGCGCATATGCCCTGGTATTACTCGTACGATCGGACGCTTTGCGATTTCGAAGTGATCTCGACGCCCTTTGAAAACAAGAATCTCTGCCAAAACTACGGCTTTGCCGAAAGCGACCTCATCCCATGCGGCATGACGCGCTACGACTACATCGACGCGGCAAAGCAGCCCGAACGAAAGATCTTGGTATGCCCGTCTTGGCGCTCCTACCTGGTAGGAAAGCTGAAAAAGAACGGCCGCAGCGGATTGAAGCAGCGGTTTTTGTCATCCGATTACTACAAGGAAGTCCAAGCGCTGCTTTCGAATCCCAAGCTGCAACAGGCGCTTGAAACGCATGATTTTGAGCTTGAACTGAAACTGCACCCTCAATTCAAGATGTACGAAGATCTTTTCCATTTTGAGCACGACCGCGTAAAGCTTGCTCCGACCCAGGTGGACGAAACGGAGTACGCGATAGTGCTCACGGATTATTCGTCGTATTCGTTTGACTTCGTGTATCTCAAACGTGGGATCATCTACTTCATTCCCGATCCGGAGTTTGTGTTCAACGGCTCCAACCATTACAGCCAGCTTGACATTCCGCTTGACAATGCGTTTGGCGAATATGCGGAAAACGCCGACGAGGCGGTAGATGCCCTTGTGCGGTTGATGGAGCATGACGGCAAGCCGCTTGCGCCTTATCGCGAGAAAATGGAGCGTTTTTTCTATCACTACGACGATCACCAGGGCGATCGGCTTTACGAGTTCCTTACAAAAAACAGGACTTTTTCGTAA
- a CDS encoding glycosyltransferase family 2 protein, which yields MDTAASLPAVSVVMPVYNCEAYLESALDSLQAQTFSQFELFVVDDGSTDATAEIAERYAASDARITVLRQEHKFAGCARNLGLEQARGDYVLFLDGDDYFMPTMLEHAWKKITECEADICVFPVISLNQETGAFLPLMHTCRMELTPSTGCFSSMTNPRHVLCFTTPAPWNKLFRRQFLLDEGLRFEATRSANDFCFVLTALAVASKIVTLDEFLLVYRQHVKTSLQATQNKEPFAFYAALTALREQLVKRGLFGLLNHAYINTALDFCIYNLGTLRNAPEAHREVFAFLKDKGFAELGILDKPQTYFYVYPPSRYQEYRRICELSYKEYAGAGMAAPQPRKGEAQPKAAKGQTASEAAELAPSSEPSAPAASAQTASAANADSLKKKLRRIMPLQAKAFDRRAKKLEKKLDAVRADDGELKTQIKALQSQMKAMRSQMDGLRYQLSMIHEQNAALLERLSSERDDRP from the coding sequence ATGGACACCGCTGCTTCGCTTCCCGCCGTTTCAGTTGTTATGCCCGTGTACAACTGCGAAGCCTATCTCGAGTCTGCGCTCGATTCGCTGCAGGCTCAGACGTTTTCGCAGTTCGAGCTTTTCGTGGTCGATGACGGCTCGACGGATGCGACGGCCGAAATCGCGGAGCGCTACGCTGCCAGCGACGCGCGGATCACGGTGCTTCGCCAGGAGCACAAGTTCGCAGGATGCGCTCGGAATCTCGGCCTTGAGCAAGCACGCGGCGATTACGTCCTCTTTCTTGACGGCGACGACTATTTCATGCCGACCATGCTTGAACATGCGTGGAAGAAAATCACCGAATGCGAGGCGGATATTTGCGTGTTTCCGGTGATCTCCCTGAATCAAGAAACCGGCGCGTTCCTGCCGCTCATGCATACCTGCCGGATGGAGCTGACGCCTTCTACCGGGTGTTTCAGCAGCATGACAAACCCGCGTCACGTGCTGTGCTTCACGACGCCCGCGCCGTGGAACAAGCTGTTCCGTCGGCAGTTCCTGCTTGATGAGGGCCTGCGATTTGAAGCGACGCGCAGCGCGAACGACTTCTGCTTCGTGCTGACTGCGCTGGCGGTGGCTTCGAAGATCGTGACGCTTGACGAGTTTTTGCTTGTGTACCGACAGCACGTGAAGACGTCGCTGCAGGCCACGCAGAACAAAGAGCCGTTCGCGTTTTACGCTGCGCTCACGGCGCTTCGAGAGCAGCTGGTCAAGCGGGGGCTTTTCGGGCTTCTAAACCACGCCTACATCAATACGGCGTTGGATTTTTGCATCTACAACCTGGGGACATTGCGCAACGCACCGGAAGCGCATCGGGAAGTGTTTGCGTTTTTGAAAGACAAGGGCTTCGCCGAGCTGGGAATCCTCGACAAGCCTCAGACGTACTTTTACGTGTACCCGCCGTCGCGGTATCAGGAGTATCGACGGATTTGCGAACTGAGCTACAAGGAGTATGCCGGTGCCGGCATGGCTGCGCCTCAGCCGCGGAAAGGCGAGGCGCAGCCGAAGGCGGCGAAGGGCCAGACGGCCTCGGAAGCGGCCGAATTGGCGCCGTCTTCGGAGCCGTCTGCGCCGGCGGCTTCCGCGCAGACGGCTTCTGCCGCGAACGCCGATTCGCTCAAGAAAAAGCTCCGGCGCATCATGCCGCTTCAAGCAAAGGCGTTCGATCGACGCGCGAAGAAGCTCGAGAAGAAGCTTGATGCGGTGCGTGCCGACGATGGCGAGCTGAAAACGCAGATCAAAGCCTTGCAATCGCAAATGAAGGCGATGCGGTCCCAGATGGACGGCCTACGCTACCAGCTGTCGATGATCCATGAGCAGAATGCGGCTTTGCTCGAGCGCCTCTCGTCAGAACGCGACGATCGCCCTTGA
- a CDS encoding IspD/TarI family cytidylyltransferase translates to MQFAAILAGGSGVRMGNPSKPKQFFYLGDRPILVHTLEKFCAAGCFDGILVLTPGTWIQQTKDIVKKFCPQYADSIAVIAGGAERNDTIMNAIAYFESKCQADDDAIIVTHDAVRPFVSLRIIEDNIAAALKYGACDTVVPATDTIVESQNGEVISSIPNRSILYQGQTPQSFNMRDLKETLQSLSAEESAILTDACKAFVLRGKDVALVRGDVANIKITYPQDLRVAESMLGA, encoded by the coding sequence ATGCAGTTCGCAGCTATTTTGGCTGGTGGTTCGGGGGTTCGCATGGGCAATCCGAGCAAACCCAAGCAGTTTTTCTACCTGGGCGACCGCCCCATTTTGGTGCACACGCTCGAAAAGTTCTGCGCCGCCGGCTGCTTCGACGGCATTCTCGTGCTGACGCCTGGCACGTGGATCCAGCAAACGAAAGACATCGTGAAAAAGTTCTGCCCGCAGTATGCCGACTCTATTGCGGTCATTGCGGGCGGTGCCGAGCGCAACGACACCATCATGAACGCCATCGCCTACTTCGAGTCGAAATGCCAGGCCGACGACGATGCCATCATCGTCACGCATGACGCGGTGCGGCCGTTCGTGTCGCTGCGCATCATCGAGGACAACATCGCCGCCGCGCTGAAATACGGCGCCTGCGACACGGTGGTTCCCGCCACCGACACCATCGTGGAGAGCCAAAACGGCGAGGTCATCTCGTCGATCCCCAATCGCAGCATCCTGTACCAGGGACAGACGCCGCAAAGCTTCAACATGCGCGACCTGAAGGAAACGCTGCAGTCGCTGTCCGCGGAAGAAAGCGCCATCCTCACCGATGCGTGCAAGGCGTTCGTGCTGCGAGGCAAGGACGTGGCGCTCGTGCGCGGAGATGTGGCGAACATAAAGATCACCTACCCGCAGGACCTGCGCGTCGCCGAGTCGATGTTGGGGGCGTAG
- the pyrH gene encoding UMP kinase yields MAGDYAYDRVLLKLSGEALAGDLGYGIDPKVVDDLADQISEIVKDGVQVAIVVGGGNIFRGLAGSAEGMDRAQADYIGMLATVMNSLALQDAFERHGIYSRVQSAINMQEVSEPYIRRRAIRHLEKGRVVILAAGTGNPYFTTDTTAALRACELDVDVLMKATKVDGVYDCDPVANPDAKRYDTISYMDVLSQGLHVMDATATSLCMDNDLPMIVFDLTKKGNISRALKGENVGTKVE; encoded by the coding sequence ATGGCTGGAGATTATGCGTACGACCGCGTGCTTCTGAAGCTTTCGGGCGAAGCGCTGGCAGGCGACCTTGGGTATGGCATCGATCCGAAAGTGGTCGATGACCTGGCTGATCAGATTTCTGAAATCGTGAAAGACGGCGTGCAGGTGGCCATTGTGGTCGGCGGCGGCAACATTTTCCGCGGGCTGGCCGGATCGGCCGAGGGCATGGACCGCGCCCAGGCCGACTACATCGGCATGCTGGCGACCGTCATGAATTCCCTTGCGCTGCAGGACGCCTTTGAGCGTCACGGCATTTACTCGCGCGTGCAAAGCGCCATCAACATGCAAGAGGTTTCCGAGCCCTACATCCGCCGCCGCGCCATTCGCCACCTGGAAAAAGGCCGCGTCGTCATTTTGGCGGCCGGCACGGGCAATCCGTATTTCACCACCGACACCACCGCCGCGCTGCGTGCGTGTGAGCTGGACGTCGACGTGCTGATGAAGGCCACGAAGGTCGACGGCGTGTACGACTGCGATCCGGTTGCCAACCCCGACGCCAAGCGCTACGACACCATTTCGTACATGGACGTGCTGTCGCAGGGGCTGCATGTCATGGACGCCACGGCAACGTCGCTGTGCATGGACAACGATCTGCCGATGATTGTGTTCGACCTGACGAAAAAGGGTAACATTTCGCGGGCGCTCAAAGGCGAGAACGTCGGAACCAAGGTAGAATAG
- a CDS encoding bifunctional glycosyltransferase/CDP-glycerol:glycerophosphate glycerophosphotransferase — protein MSQLLQDRATFGQAPSLRLSIVVPVHNCEACLRTTVESLVKQTLAPTEYEIILVDDGSTDGSGSIADSLAEAHSHIVVIHQENRGVSAARNAGMDQARGRFIAFVDADDVLEPATLKGALDFFDDHFDEIDLVTYPMKIVEGKKTKPHVREKVLTHTGVFDLRDPKNAFALVTNVNVVVKNDGSLPRFDTSLEVHEDLQFMLTVLLRKQKVGFSKQGAYVYQKRGESATNTKMHPFYQLENCLRFWEALFAPYAKGANGAEGRAPVYLQGSFMNELNWKIKKGLLVPPSTHPAYGRALHRYAVLLGCVEDDVILASPRASELQRHYFLQLKVGEPLACEFADGGFSVSRGGTVLLRKDDVDAYIFRVWFEGGTCHLRGVLQSVAFEYADRPAARLSLQRKCESDVRDIPLAPATCDWAFSHERTNATWAFELALPCQEWETAQLFVEMEGHVYPAHWHFAKFLQANADTGVSSLAHGTTVIEATSQGDAIRFHQEPSLALRCALRLRENKAILKKNALGLLLHEGAADARPFVKRRPFWLYGDGAASGPDNAFYQFMHDIEKDDGIDRYYVAHEAQKPFAFPFTLERRERILDFGSPKHLLLFPFADKILTSRIAPDQWSPLRQGALNFLPPTGARELVYLQHGVHLAHAPWKYGAEKTGVDRIVVSTPYEERLFATVYGYAVDQIIPCGAPRYDFIESEHRPENRILFAPSWRKYLVTEVSGKAPQRNGKFETSKFWLETSAWLSDPGLVAYLNARDFHLDIQLQPNFACYEALFKEFETERIHVLDSSAVDPKVVNTHLLCITDYSPIAFDSVYARCPILYFFPDEEEFAAGLNGYSELDLPLEQGFGPVARTASELLYALANFDSQAGFGEPYQSRAEGFFLHDDNSQRERLYQALR, from the coding sequence ATGTCCCAGCTTTTGCAAGATCGTGCAACGTTTGGTCAAGCGCCGTCGCTTCGGCTCAGCATTGTTGTGCCGGTGCATAATTGCGAAGCGTGTCTGCGCACGACCGTCGAGAGCCTTGTGAAACAGACGCTTGCCCCGACGGAGTATGAGATCATTCTCGTTGACGACGGATCAACCGACGGGTCGGGAAGCATTGCAGACTCCCTTGCCGAAGCGCATTCTCATATCGTGGTCATTCACCAGGAGAATCGTGGCGTCAGTGCTGCCCGCAATGCCGGCATGGACCAGGCGCGCGGCCGCTTTATCGCCTTTGTCGACGCCGATGACGTTCTTGAGCCGGCAACCCTCAAAGGCGCCTTGGATTTCTTCGACGACCACTTCGACGAAATCGATCTCGTCACCTATCCCATGAAGATCGTTGAAGGCAAGAAGACGAAGCCTCACGTGCGCGAAAAGGTGCTCACGCATACCGGCGTTTTCGACTTGCGCGATCCCAAAAACGCCTTTGCGCTGGTCACCAACGTAAACGTTGTCGTGAAAAACGACGGGAGCCTTCCTCGCTTCGACACGTCGCTTGAGGTTCACGAAGATCTGCAGTTCATGTTGACCGTTCTCCTTCGCAAGCAAAAAGTCGGGTTCAGCAAGCAGGGAGCCTACGTCTATCAAAAGCGCGGCGAAAGCGCGACCAACACCAAGATGCACCCGTTCTATCAGTTGGAAAACTGCCTGCGTTTTTGGGAGGCGCTTTTTGCGCCGTATGCGAAGGGTGCGAACGGAGCCGAAGGGCGGGCTCCGGTCTATCTGCAAGGCTCGTTTATGAATGAGCTGAACTGGAAAATCAAGAAGGGCTTGCTGGTGCCGCCGAGTACCCATCCTGCCTATGGCCGGGCGCTTCATCGCTATGCCGTCCTGCTGGGTTGCGTGGAAGACGATGTCATCCTCGCCTCGCCGCGCGCGAGCGAACTCCAGCGACACTATTTCTTGCAACTGAAAGTCGGCGAGCCGCTTGCCTGCGAATTCGCTGACGGCGGTTTTTCGGTCAGTCGTGGCGGAACGGTCCTTCTTCGAAAAGATGACGTTGACGCATATATTTTCCGCGTTTGGTTCGAGGGCGGGACATGCCACCTTCGCGGCGTGCTGCAGTCAGTCGCTTTCGAGTATGCGGACAGGCCTGCGGCGCGACTCAGCCTGCAGCGCAAGTGTGAAAGCGACGTCCGAGACATTCCGCTTGCGCCTGCCACCTGCGACTGGGCCTTCAGCCACGAGAGGACGAACGCCACGTGGGCGTTTGAGCTGGCGCTGCCCTGCCAAGAATGGGAGACTGCGCAGCTTTTTGTCGAGATGGAAGGGCATGTCTATCCCGCGCATTGGCACTTCGCGAAGTTTTTGCAGGCCAATGCCGACACGGGCGTGTCGTCGCTCGCCCACGGAACGACCGTCATCGAGGCGACTTCCCAAGGCGACGCCATTCGCTTTCACCAAGAACCCTCTTTGGCGCTGCGCTGTGCGCTCCGCCTGCGCGAAAACAAAGCTATTCTCAAAAAAAACGCGCTCGGGCTGCTGCTTCACGAGGGCGCTGCAGACGCGCGGCCCTTTGTGAAGCGTCGGCCTTTTTGGCTTTACGGCGACGGTGCCGCTTCGGGACCAGACAATGCGTTTTACCAGTTCATGCATGACATCGAGAAGGACGACGGCATTGATCGCTACTACGTGGCGCACGAGGCGCAAAAGCCGTTCGCGTTTCCGTTCACGCTCGAACGGCGGGAGCGCATCCTTGATTTCGGCTCGCCGAAGCACCTGCTGCTGTTCCCGTTTGCGGACAAGATTCTGACGTCTCGGATTGCGCCGGACCAGTGGTCCCCGCTGCGACAGGGCGCGCTCAACTTTTTGCCGCCGACGGGCGCGCGCGAACTCGTCTATCTCCAGCACGGCGTCCATCTGGCCCATGCGCCCTGGAAATACGGTGCCGAAAAGACGGGAGTCGACCGCATCGTGGTGTCGACTCCCTACGAAGAGAGGCTTTTTGCCACGGTGTACGGCTACGCTGTCGATCAGATCATTCCTTGCGGCGCACCGCGCTACGACTTCATCGAAAGCGAGCATCGACCGGAAAACCGCATCCTGTTCGCCCCCTCGTGGCGAAAGTACTTGGTGACCGAAGTCTCCGGGAAGGCGCCGCAACGCAACGGCAAGTTTGAAACCTCGAAATTCTGGCTGGAGACAAGCGCCTGGCTGAGCGACCCTGGTCTGGTGGCTTATTTGAATGCGCGCGATTTTCATTTGGACATCCAGCTGCAGCCGAACTTCGCTTGCTACGAGGCGCTGTTCAAGGAATTTGAAACTGAGCGCATCCACGTGCTCGATTCGTCCGCAGTTGACCCGAAAGTCGTAAACACGCATCTGCTCTGCATCACGGACTACTCGCCGATCGCTTTTGACAGCGTGTATGCACGCTGCCCGATTCTGTATTTCTTCCCCGATGAAGAAGAATTCGCAGCTGGCCTCAACGGCTACAGCGAACTCGATCTGCCGCTTGAACAGGGATTCGGCCCCGTTGCGCGCACTGCTTCGGAACTATTGTATGCTTTGGCTAACTTTGATTCGCAAGCAGGTTTTGGCGAGCCCTATCAAAGCCGTGCGGAGGGTTTCTTCCTCCATGACGACAACAGCCAGCGCGAAAGGCTCTACCAAGCGTTGCGGTGA
- a CDS encoding alcohol dehydrogenase catalytic domain-containing protein: MLNTVYRLVAPRTIVPVVVSQDTAGKVVVRPTHLSICNADQRYYQGIRSKEVLDEKLPMALIHEGIGRVVSDDSGTFKPGDNVVMLPNAPVEKDDYVAENYLRSSKFCGSGFDGFMQESMVLPPERVVLLPQGATSEVAAFTELVSVAMHAISRFDAIAHGRRDRIGVWGDGNMGYIVSLLLRLRHPDSKVVVFGRNALKLNDFTFVDETHLVGDVAGVQLVDHAFECAGGEGSVAAIEQIIDLINPEGTVSLLGVSENNVPISTRMVLEKGLRLFGSSRSGRKDFEDTVELYRERPEVLDYLSALVCSVNEAAQIADISRAFEDDIHKPMGKTVIKWNM; this comes from the coding sequence ATGCTGAACACCGTGTACCGCCTTGTCGCGCCTCGCACCATCGTGCCGGTCGTCGTGTCGCAAGACACCGCCGGCAAGGTGGTCGTGCGTCCGACGCACCTGTCCATTTGCAATGCCGACCAGCGCTATTACCAGGGCATTCGCAGCAAGGAAGTGCTTGACGAGAAACTGCCGATGGCGCTCATCCACGAGGGCATCGGCCGCGTGGTCAGCGATGACTCCGGCACGTTCAAGCCGGGGGACAACGTGGTCATGCTGCCGAACGCGCCGGTAGAGAAAGACGACTACGTAGCGGAAAACTACCTGCGCAGCAGCAAGTTCTGCGGCAGCGGTTTCGACGGCTTCATGCAGGAAAGCATGGTGCTGCCGCCCGAGCGCGTGGTGCTGCTGCCCCAGGGCGCCACGAGCGAAGTGGCTGCGTTCACCGAGCTGGTCAGCGTGGCCATGCACGCCATCTCGCGCTTCGACGCCATCGCGCACGGCCGCCGCGACCGCATCGGCGTATGGGGCGACGGCAACATGGGCTACATCGTGTCGCTGCTGCTGCGCCTGCGCCACCCCGATTCGAAGGTCGTCGTCTTCGGTCGCAACGCCCTGAAGCTCAACGACTTCACGTTCGTCGACGAAACGCACCTGGTCGGCGACGTGGCCGGCGTGCAGCTGGTCGACCACGCGTTCGAGTGCGCCGGCGGCGAGGGCTCAGTGGCCGCCATCGAGCAGATCATCGACCTCATCAACCCCGAAGGCACCGTGTCGCTTTTGGGCGTGTCTGAAAACAACGTGCCTATCAGCACGCGCATGGTGTTGGAGAAGGGCTTGCGCCTGTTCGGCAGCAGCCGCAGCGGCCGCAAGGACTTCGAGGACACCGTCGAGCTGTACCGCGAGCGTCCCGAGGTGCTGGACTATCTGTCGGCGCTCGTGTGCAGCGTGAACGAGGCTGCGCAGATCGCGGACATCTCGCGGGCGTTCGAGGACGACATTCACAAGCCCATGGGCAAGACGGTCATCAAGTGGAACATGTAG